The Ooceraea biroi isolate clonal line C1 chromosome 7, Obir_v5.4, whole genome shotgun sequence genomic sequence gcacgataatattaatttttctgaaaatttttgcgcttgcggcacagaggctcccatggacaacgtccatgtagttcacgcacgccacgagcaatctgaagttcgaaagcaaaattcggacttgaaattagaataaattaacaataagagagagattatgcaacgaactgtcagaaagacacatcaagccgaatgtactttaatttaacaaacaaacaaatgcgttcttttaacaatttatagtgtgttaaaagtaaacacaagctttaatatatcgtgaatacgaatggccaaaagctgcagattctgttcggtttctgccgtcaatctgccgtcaaatgttaacagatcctgctcggtttctgccatcaatctgctgtcagagtctgttagcaggctctgctggcggatcactatcctaatgcggacataacggatgccaatttgctatcaacttcttcAGTAATCCGTTGCCAacctgctggcagattgcacacattttgcttactgggtatctaatacaaaatacaaaaaaggCATTTAGCGCTAAATGCGGAATACAAGTACGATATTACCAAACAAGCGTAGTAAAGTTTGCAGTTGTCGCACGCGCAAAGTACTTTTGAGTCCTAGTGACATCGTCGTACAATGTACAGTCTGTTTATAAGCGACTGCTGGAGAACAGAGAAACATTCAAATACTCGAATCCATCGACGTTAAGTTCGCGTTAGTTTTGCGTTTCGAGATTACTAATCACTCGTTTCACAAAATATGCGACATGGAATTAGATTccgtaaagagagagagagagcgagcgagcgaataaAATACGTCGAACCAGCGAGTGCTTAGAATGAATATGAATCTTAGATCCCTTAACTTTCTTGACACGCAACGCAACAACATAAACGATAGCATTGAAGTATCTCACCAGTTCGCGAAGATCATAAACAGACTATCGTTGAATCACGATCGATATTTTATCCACAGCACCCGTCTCCCGATAAGCATCATTTCAAGTTTGAATGTCTACTGCACAAACTAATTATCTCAATCAATGTTATTACgtattcataaattaataataattactacatttatcgcgttttataaaaatgtattctaatataatcaaacaaataaatttacgaATAGTTATTATGGCAAATAGCTCCGTCGTCATGCGTAAAACAAATCCCTGAATTTTTCTCGTTATACACATCACCTAGAACACTCCGCCTACTGCCTCTGATATGCAAATCTTgagcaattaataatttttttattattgaaaatctcGCAAAACGGTTCAACTCTATCTCCATACGAGCGTTAGCTAGAATTTTATcggccaccctgtatagacATTAATAGCCTGCAGTACTCCAATTGTTATCCACTATTTAGcatcatgttttattaaacgaaTAATGCAGGAATAGAAATGTCTCGGTTCTGTATTGTATTATTGAAAGAACTTGAGAGCACGccattttacattacattccAATAGCTAAAAGTGGATTGGATTTTGACAAATTTGTATGAAGGTGTGCAGAACACTGTGTAAACGATGCACGAACATTCGAAGATATTATGGGTATTTATTAGATGCTTCTTTTCCAACTTGTGTGCccaagttttatttttgctacatattttcaaagatGAAGTGCGCAAACAAGAGACTATGACGTATAGAAAATTGAATAGAACGTTTACTTAGCTAACATCTGTGCACAGTGTGGCCACTACACGTAATGGTAAACAGTGTGACATAAAATTCGTCGTGAGAGTGATATACGgcatgtttatatttttattaaatcgcaTTGCGTTTTAAATTATCATCCGTTCGCGAAGTAACATAGACATCAATTTCTCTCGGTGagtatttatcaaaattccTTGACTTTCGACAGTAATTGTAAAACGGATTTTTGGAGTGCGGCACGCAATTAGCATGTCGGTTAAAGAGGTTAGGTTCTAAGTTAGTCGGAGCAGGTTTCATTTTTAGGTTTCACTGCCTGATGAGCAAGTAAACGAAGTAGtttttatcgatatattcACGTATGCTTGTTACGCACTTTCCCGAGATGGCGTAGCAATGCATTTCTTCGATTTGTGCCTGACTTCACATTTATTCACGCGATCATCatgtatatttcattgttGGATGCGGTATGAAAAACATTtaccatttttaatatttataataattgatttgattatttttcagTAACACATTAACGAATTgtcatataaattttgaatatactattgggttggccaaaaagtaattgcgtttttttttatataaataaaaggcgaatttttcatgggaaacaaaaactttattaaacaatatattgtccattttgtttgattatcttttgccatttttcaggcaacttcatgattccgcgctcaaaaaagttcttatctttttcagcaaaaaacaattccaacaacgatttgatatcctcatcagcagtaaaggttttaccattcaagacgttttgcaaagaacgaaacaaatggtaatctgatggtgccaggtctggcgaatatggtggatgtggtaacatcatggtaacacatcccatccaagctgcaacaatttttcacgagtgaccaaacttgtacgtggtctagcgttatcatggtgaaacacaacacctttgcgattcatcaattctcgacgtttctgtttgatggcatcatttactttatccagttgacgacagtatacgtctgaattaatggtttgattccttgcaagcagctcaaaatacacaatatctttaaagtcccaccagactgacaacataatctttctttggtgaatatctgcttttcaagtgcttttagcaggttcatcacgcttgctccaccatctttttcgtttgacgttgttgtagacgatccatttttcgtcgcctgttatcatacgtttaaaaaatggatcattttcctcacgtttcaaaagagaatcgcagatgtcaatacgcttagtgagatgaatttctttcagctcatgtggtacccaaatatcgatgtatccaagtcgttttaaatggttttcaacactcgatttcgatatgttaagattctcagcaatctctcgtgtcgttaaacgccgattcgaatcgatcagtgcctttattttgtcatcatcaatttcgattggccttcctgagcgtggtgcatctttcacgttaaaatctccagatcgaaatttagtaaaccaattttgacactgccgcagttttaaagcatcttcgccatatacatcagataactttttatgagcttgcacagcgtttttcccttttcggaagtaataaaacaaaatatgacgaaatgttctttttgattttccattttgaaatcgacggcaaacaaacaattgttaacgaaatcgtgtactttctttttctaaaacaagcttgaactgtgagtttttaacctacataatgaatttgcggtttagaatgaagttagttacatttcaagacatgtatgtccatctattggaaaaaaaacgcaattactttttggccaacccaatagattattattataaaaatgtctaCAAAGACGACGAAACATAATTTTGCCTGATGAAATTTTGCttaacatgtaaaatataagataatattttttaatgtttactGCAATTATAGAAtgttatatgaaattttactatttaataTTGCGAACTGATCTCCAGAATGCATTtggatatacatataagcgACACAAAAGAGAAGATTCTGATGATAcacttttatttctgttagCATTGTTATCATTGTTCACGCGAGGTACATACGTCGATTTGCGCGTCGTAAGAAGAGATGTTCCCTTTATTCGAGGTTTACGTGAACCGAACTCGAGACTCTCGATCGAATGACGAGACGTGCTTAGTCGACACTCAACGAAAAAAACGGAAGCGCATGTCGGTTATGAATTAACGCGCGAAGGGAACAATTCACGGGCATAACATACGAAGCTACGGGATACTCGTTAAAgcactaaataaataaaaaaagaggggAAAAGAACGATACCGCGATGCGTTTCTCTCGAAGAAACAATTCGATCGCTCGATTCCacgattcataaataacgaaagaACACGGGCGCCTCCCTTGCGAGTCGCATCGATTTCTTTCTAATTAACGGCGCTCAGAATAATTAACAATCGCGTCGTGTGCACGCACGACGGCATTTTAAGGAAGGATTCGGCGCCCGCGTTTCTTTCGGCTTAACTGTATTACTTAATAaggagtaataataataataataaatacagacGAGACAATATTCCAGAGCCTCACACTTTATATCTTCAATTTCGATCACGATCGCTTTTCACAATTTTCCTACATCTTTGCGCAATTACAATTCCTCGTCACGGATCTCGTGTTGCAGCAATACCGCGAGATTTTCTATCGTGTAACGCACGTTCTCAGCTctgtgttaaataaaatctctacGTCGCAAGCGTTCGCAAGCGTCGTGCGACGCGAGGCGAGGAACGGAGCTTCTCTCCTCGAAAGATCGGCCGCCTTCGAATTTCACCGCATAAATTTTCCCGTTGTTACAAACATTACAACGACATTGCCActttttattcgttttatcCGATTCCAATTGCAATCGCTTATTCAGCTGACCAATTTGCTCGACGTGATTTTGCGGGAAAGAGATCGCTCGATGATCCATTTCGTCGACGAGACGCTATTAAACAGGGTCAGTCTGAGAAGAGATTAACCCTGGTATTCGTGTATTAACTTTCTATCACGTGGCTGCTTAAACATTGATAGAATCTCGTCGCTGGTTTTGCTGAATATTTCAGTAGTTCCAGAGCCCCCCAGCTCGCGTAGCTCCCGTCCGAACCAGTCGGACGGTACGCTTTCCACTTGGCAGCCGAGGACGGTTTTGACATTTcgacgaatattttattttattgtttttttttctttctgccGCAACACATGCAGAGCTGCGCGTTGTCTCGCCTCGATGTTTTGTTACAAATGGTCATGGAGGGGGACTGATGAGGATCGACGTTCGTAATGGAAGCGCTCGTCGAGCGGTCGTCGCATATTTCGTTTCATTCGCGAGACACGTCGCGTTTGCAAAATTTATGCAGCGAGATCCACCGCGGCgcgcgcatgtgtgtgtgtaaccGTAATACTGGTAGCAATCATTGTCGCGAAGGCGTAGCAAGAAGGAGCGACACAACGTTTTCCATTCGAAAGATACATTTTCCTGACGCGAATCGTCCTCTCCTATATTTTCGTCATTTATTGGCTTCCCGTCAGAAAAGTCAAACTGGTTGAATATTTCAGCCGCACTCGTTCTCCGAGATATCGCATTTTAGAGACCCTCATGAGAGGTATTAATACAAATTCGTACACGTTATGATTTTACACCTCGAAAAagacaagaagaaaaattcttattcAATTACCTCGTGAATTCCGTTTGCTTGAAGCtgaaaattttacgaaaatcCGCTCGTTCTCGCTACCTACCTCGCCAAATTTTCGATTTACCATAGCAAGCTATGTTTTATTGATCTTTTTACTTAATGTTTCTTTAAAGCACAATGAGGTCTTCCTCGGCTTTTCGGTCCTCGTCGCGCCGCGCCCGGCTTCGAACTCTTGCGACTGCCTCTTTCACGCAGCGCGGGAACTTATTTCGATTGCCTCTTACGTCCCATGTTGCAGATCTTGAAATGGCACAGGGACATGTCTGAAACAGAGGAAAGCAGGAAACATTTCACTTTCTGTTCTTTCCATCATCGCACTGCGGTTACTTATTCCATAGATCGCGCCGAAACTTCAATTACAAGTGTCAATCGACGAAATATCTCGATCATTTTAGCGCTGCCTGTTCATTATCGGCGATTCCGACGATCGCAATGTAGCTCGCCGGCTACAGATCGgcgatctctttttctcaagCCAAATCATTCGCAGAATCAATCGCGCGTGCGGCACGTAGTGCGTCACGCGCCAATTGCTCCAATCAATTGTCGTCGATCGCTTTCGATCGAACGAGGCATAGATTGGCACACGTATGATCTATACCGGTCGCGGCATATCTGAGGAACTCATTCGCGAGGTAGCCAGTGAGCTCTCTCGCAAATGTCTTCAGATTGTTTTCGTTTCCTCGAAAATGGCACAATTTTATTGGTATTTGCAAAAGTTCACAAACGAACGGATTGCCTGAAAAGATGAGTCATTTTATTGGGATCAAACTATTGCCCGAAAGATAGCAAAAGGTTATTGATAGTAAcactttgattaaaatattgtcaTCTCATTGTTATTGATAAATACAAATAGCTTTTATTACACATGTGAACTTTTGCAAACATCttcataaaatcataaaattgtGTAGGACGGATGACGCGCGCATATCCCTCTGCGTTGTAAGATTCTCTCTGAGAGAAGGGCTTCGGTTTTCCGAAACGTGCGcagtgtgtgtgtacgtgtgtcgCATAATCCGCGGCATTCGATCAACGAGAACCGACAAAGACGACAACAGAAACGGAACTTTTCGTGGGCGTTTAATGGCCAAGCAAGCTATTACATCGATGGAGATCAACGGGATACACCAATTTTTCCAAAAGTCTCGAACACGCATCTCCCGAGTTTCTCAAAATATCGTGACGGCGTATCATGACGCGTAGGTATCACGGCGATGCTTCTATACAAGCCATTCGAAAAGTATCTCAGTAAAAAGAGATACGCGGCAATTACGAAGAATATTTCACACGACGCGAttctaagaaagaaaaagagagagagaggaagaaagtgggaaaatctctctttcttcttttatttatttcatattttattgcttGCCTGGAATCATTTCAGTACGTCACTTGTATTAGTGTTATGGAGAAAGGATCATCTCTGAAGCAAAGTAAAGTAATTCTTGCTTTGTGTGTCCTGCTGTATTTTTTGCAAGATGTAAGCTATCTCGAACGACCTCCCCGACAGATCAAGATTTTTTTTCGATCAGAGAGCTTGACCTCGAATCGCAATCTTGCAAATTCTCTCGCGTCGCTCTATATCAGACGTAATCGCATCGCGTATCACACTCGAATTCTCGTATCTTGATACTTACAACTGACTGCATTCGTGCCCTGCCGTTTGCCCGGATGCTGCTGGTTGCCGTGGTGGATCATAGCCGCGGGTACCGGTAGCGCTTCCGGTTCCGAATAATCCGGCGAGATCGTGCGCTCTCGTTCCTGCGCCTTCGCCTCCAGCATCGCCTGGATCGCGATCTGCACGTCGGTGATCTCGTGTTCCTTCTCAACCACGCGGTGCTTCAGTTCTGTCAGCTGTTTCAGGCGATTCAGCAACATCTGCAGCAAACGAAACGCGTCGGAGATTAACACGATCGTTTTGCGCAATGCAACCATTATTAAACCACTCCCGtcgcgataatattttataggaaTTTTCATACAAAACAATACAGCGCAACATGATGtagagaataaataaaataattatttgcttCGCGGaacgattgcaatatttttcaaaaggaAACAATCTCACACACAGCTGTCATAGGAAAGATATTGGACAACTCCATTTGCAGCGTAATATAATGATTGTACCATGCTTTTGCGTGCACGACGTCTGTTCTTTTAGTCGATGGCTGTACTTACGAGACTCTCCGGGTCGTCCGCGAAGTTGTCGCCATAGACGAAGCCCGGCGCCAACGGCTCAATGGGTTGCGCGAGAACCTTCTTGCTACCGCTGGCACAAGACAGCACGAGTGCCGCCAGCAGACACAGGCTTGTCCTAGCGGCGGTTTGTTGGCTAGCCCTTTCCGTCATTCCCTCGTATCTCGTACTCTCTGCGACAgcaggaagaagaggagcgcTGCGCTTTAGTATTCGCGTGGGAAAACCGAAAACCTTCCTAATTCGAAATTCGAACtcttaataatatcaatacaagaagatatttaaaatataggtactcgtaaaattatgagaaaattataaaatactcaaTTGATGTCAACAAAAATTCTCGTTTATCAATAACGTTAATTCGTGGATTCGTGGAGGAtttaaaagagaagaaatctGTTATAGATTCCCGGCACGTTTGCTTCCATTTTCCGTTCTCCCCCTCTGCCGATTCTATTCTATTTCAAGTTTCGCACGGACTCGAGCAAATTCGAACCGTTGCAGCTCTCCTTAATGTCGTATCGAGTCTCACAATCCCGTCGCACCGAGATAAGAGTTCGCGGGAGGAGGTCAGTTCGCGAGATAGTCGCGCTCGGCACGAGCGAAAATGGACGTCAGAATGCATCGGCAGAGTCAGCTCGTCAGCGGCCCGACGCGTTTCCACATCTAATTGATTTTACCGTGAACGCTGACCGAATCTCGGGGCGGGAACCGCACAGAGCGATTCGCGCGGGGGTCATCACGGGGATTATCCTTTCGCCGATAGAGGGGTATCGTATGGCGGATGTGCGGTGGTTCGCGCGCGATAACGAGCAGAATCGCGAGACGGAGGGAGGCCGACCGCGAGTTATCAGCGAGCAGAATTGTCAGCGATGCGCGTGTACATAACACAATGACGGGATGCGTTTCGACAATGGTACACCATCGACTCCTCTCCGTGCGATCGCGCGCACGATGGCGCGCACTCTTaacgattatttataaattctaaATCGATCCCGTCGCGATTTCCAATGAGTCGTCGGACCAACGTGCCGCGGCGCGTCCGCGTCGCAAACAAAACGATTAGAAATCAATTCGTCCGAAGCGCGGACTCGCTTGCATTCGTTCGCGACGCAGAAGCTCCTCCGG encodes the following:
- the LOC105279907 gene encoding uncharacterized protein LOC105279907, coding for MTERASQQTAARTSLCLLAALVLSCASGSKKVLAQPIEPLAPGFVYGDNFADDPESLMLLNRLKQLTELKHRVVEKEHEITDVQIAIQAMLEAKAQERERTISPDYSEPEALPVPAAMIHHGNQQHPGKRQGTNAVSYMSLCHFKICNMGRKRQSK